The window GTGGCGAAGCCGTCGCGGCGGCCGGTCAGCAGCTTGTGAACGTAGGACTGGTGGCCGGTGTCGAACACGATCGGCTCGCGCGGGGACTCGAACACGCGGTGCAGCGCGATGGTCAGCTCGACGACGCCGAGGTTGGGGCCGAGGTGGCCGCCGGTCCGGGAGACCGAGGAGATGAGGAAGGCCCGGATCTCCGTCGCCAGCTCGTCGAGCTGGGCCCGGTCGAGCGACCGGAGGTCACGCGGCCCGCGGATCGAGTCGAGCAGACCCACGCACGTCCCCGCTTCCCGGGCTCGTAGCCCGACTACGCCCCCGCAGGGGCCCGTGCCCCCGGTTCGACCGCCTCGTCTTCGGCAGGGTTGATGGTACGCGGCGGCACCCCGTGCGGCATGGTTTGCGCGGCGGAAGCCCCGGGTGGCGTGCCGGGCAGGCGCGGGCCGCCCCCCGCGCACCGGGCCCGCCCGGAGTCGCCCGGAGTCGCCCGGAGTCGCCCGGAGTCGCCCGGAGTCGCCCGGAGTCGCCCGGAGTCGCCCGGAGTCGCCCGGAGTCGCCCGGAGTCGCCCGGAGTCGCCCGGAGTCGCCCGATGCCGCCCGATGCCGCCCGATGCCGCCCGATGCCGCCCGACGCCGCCCGACGCCGCCCTCAGGGCGCCCGGGGGCAGCTTCGGTCGCCCGGGCCGGGCCGGGACGTGCCGCTTGCGCGGAGCCGCCCGACAGGAGCACTCTCTGTTTCGGAAGCAGTGACAACACGGCCGAACTGACAACGTTGTCTTGCTTGCCCGAAAGCAGAACGCTTCGTTCACGAAGGTGGATCACGGTTGAGTTGCGGTCGAGGGTGTTCGATTGACCGTCAACTGGACCAGGCTCTTAACTAACGCGCAACACTGAACTTCCGGTGGCCGCGCCCCGCTGGCGTGTGCTACCTCCCCTGGCGGCGGTCGCCCCCAGGTCTCGGAACATCACGGAGGCAAAGCGGCATGCGACGACTCTCGCTCGTTGCCGGCATCGCTGCGCTGGGGCTCGCCCTGGCCGGATGCGGCGGAGACGGCTCGGACACCTCGGCCGGCGACACCGGTAGCAACTCGGGCAGCGGCACCGAGGCCTCCGGCGAGGTCGAGGTCTTCACCTGGTGGACCGAGGGCGGCGAGAAGGCGGGGCTCGACGGCCTGGTCAAGGTCTTCGGCGAGAAGTACCCGAACCTCAAGTTCGTCAACGGCGCCGTCGCCGGGGGCGCGGGCAGCAACGCCAAGGCCGTGCTCGCCTCGCGCCTGCAGACCCAGGACCCGCCGGACACGTTCCAGGGCCACGCGGGCGGTGAGCTCTCGGACTACATCAAGGCCGGCCAGCTCGAGGACCTCTCCGACCTGTACCAGTCCGAGGGCTGGTCCGACATCTTCCCGAAGACGCTGATCGACGCGATCACGTACGACGGCAAGCTCTACTCGGTGCCCGCGAACGTCCACCGGGCGAACGTCGTGTGGGCGAACCCGACCGTGCTGGAGAAAGCCGGCGTCGACCCGACCGCCGCGCCGGAGTCCATCGCCGACTGGATCACCGACCTGGACAAGGTGAAGGCCAGCGGCGTCGAGAACCCGCTCTCGATCGCGACCGACTGGACGCAGGTCCAGCTGCTCGAGACGGTCCTGATCGCCGACCTCAAGGCCGAGGGCTACGCCGGCCTGTGGACCGGCGACACCAAGTGGGACTCCCCCGAGGTCACCGCGGCACTGAACGACTACGCCAAGCTCATGAGCTACACCAACAGCAACCGGTCCAGCCTCGACTGGCCGGACGCGGCGAACATGGTCCGCGACGGCAAGGCCGGCTACAACGTCATGGGTGACTGGGTCGCCGCCAACTGGCAGGGCGAGAAGCTCGAGGAGGGCAAGGACTACGTCTACATGCCCGTCCCCGGCTCGCAGGGCATCTTCGACTTCCTCTCCGACTCGTTCACGCTGCCGGTCGGCGCCAAGAACCCCGAGGGCGCTAAGGACTGGCTGCGCGTCGTCGGCAGCGCCGAGGGCCAGCAGTCCTTCAACACGGTCAAGGGCTCGATCCCGGCGCGCACGGACGCGGACGCCGCGGACTACCCGGCCTACCAGCA of the Motilibacter aurantiacus genome contains:
- a CDS encoding ABC transporter substrate-binding protein codes for the protein MRRLSLVAGIAALGLALAGCGGDGSDTSAGDTGSNSGSGTEASGEVEVFTWWTEGGEKAGLDGLVKVFGEKYPNLKFVNGAVAGGAGSNAKAVLASRLQTQDPPDTFQGHAGGELSDYIKAGQLEDLSDLYQSEGWSDIFPKTLIDAITYDGKLYSVPANVHRANVVWANPTVLEKAGVDPTAAPESIADWITDLDKVKASGVENPLSIATDWTQVQLLETVLIADLKAEGYAGLWTGDTKWDSPEVTAALNDYAKLMSYTNSNRSSLDWPDAANMVRDGKAGYNVMGDWVAANWQGEKLEEGKDYVYMPVPGSQGIFDFLSDSFTLPVGAKNPEGAKDWLRVVGSAEGQQSFNTVKGSIPARTDADAADYPAYQQSAIKDFSSDTIVPSLAHGAAASIAWLNDITSAVGKFGTSSFDSGAVSELQSGLVQAASNNLQS